The Arcanobacterium pinnipediorum genome includes a region encoding these proteins:
- a CDS encoding low molecular weight protein-tyrosine-phosphatase → MKILVVCTGNICRSPMGAIVLQSQLDEAGIEAHVTSAGVSSEESGHPIDSRAARVLRERGYRLPRDHQAHQASDVELAHADLILAMTTGHARSLRRMMLSAGLGEEHISRIHLWREFDGTVAPSPTGVFGPGGALEGKEKVKAGRGSDFYTSNGELDVLDPWYGDESGFYDTLAMVETGARGIVQFVANAHVQ, encoded by the coding sequence ATGAAGATCTTGGTGGTCTGTACCGGCAATATTTGCCGATCTCCCATGGGAGCCATCGTCTTGCAATCTCAACTCGATGAGGCCGGGATCGAGGCACATGTTACCTCCGCCGGAGTCTCTAGCGAAGAAAGCGGGCACCCTATCGATTCTCGGGCAGCGCGAGTCTTGCGCGAACGCGGCTACCGCCTACCACGCGATCACCAGGCGCACCAAGCTAGTGACGTCGAACTCGCACACGCTGATCTTATCCTCGCTATGACCACCGGGCATGCGCGCTCGTTACGCCGGATGATGCTTAGTGCTGGACTGGGCGAAGAACACATTTCTCGGATCCACTTATGGCGTGAATTTGATGGAACTGTTGCGCCGAGTCCAACCGGAGTCTTCGGCCCAGGCGGAGCGCTGGAAGGGAAAGAAAAAGTCAAAGCCGGGCGCGGCTCAGACTTTTACACCTCGAATGGCGAACTCGATGTTCTCGACCCCTGGTATGGAGACGAATCCGGCTTCTACGATACTTTGGCGATGGTAGAAACTGGCGCTCGCGGGATTGTGCAGTTCGTAGCCAATGCGCACGTGCAGTAA
- a CDS encoding SprT-like domain-containing protein — translation MDIDKARALAQELMVFHGLTEWSFGFDRAKQRAGAAHFDRQQITLSRALTEASTDDAVRDTILHEIAHVLVGPGHGHDRLWHETCVRIGGSGHVRLRDAPHIPGAWVGVCPAGHRVERFRRPSRPMSCTRCHPREFSADHQFVWRRREH, via the coding sequence GTGGATATTGATAAGGCGCGCGCACTGGCCCAAGAGCTCATGGTGTTTCATGGGCTGACTGAGTGGTCCTTCGGTTTTGATCGCGCGAAACAGCGTGCCGGAGCAGCGCATTTTGACCGCCAGCAGATCACGTTGTCGCGAGCGCTGACCGAAGCCTCCACCGACGACGCCGTACGCGACACTATTCTTCACGAAATCGCGCATGTGCTTGTTGGTCCTGGTCATGGCCACGATCGGCTTTGGCACGAAACATGTGTGCGGATCGGTGGTTCTGGGCACGTGCGACTACGCGATGCGCCGCATATTCCAGGCGCCTGGGTGGGCGTGTGCCCGGCAGGGCATCGCGTGGAACGTTTTCGCCGTCCTAGCCGGCCAATGAGTTGCACACGATGCCATCCACGAGAATTTTCTGCCGACCACCAGTTTGTGTGGCGACGGCGCGAACACTAA
- a CDS encoding ATP-binding protein produces MLQLALPERTTAICNQKEDQWFDRKSIRIEPKKLAQTLVAFANAEGGVALVGINSGNIESVEDFPEKSSLLRRTLTAEYLQMPFPATVTECEVLDQQENVKHILVFTVSPGQNLCRTANGDVYVRKGDSSIKQTPPEVQELEYTRGSVVFEAQPCPLNLSELSSKFVNDFVKKVGATRGVEHLLKSRGLLSHDGQVTNAACLLFSNNPSESIPGSEIRVVRYQGKERLTGNRQNIIFDKRTELPIPQAIDQAIEWVEANIPHRKSLNANNRFSYIPLAPKAAWVEGIVNAAIHRSYSYTGDHIRIEIFDDRIEITNPGSFQYATERFPNPLSTTRYARNPRIARTCTDLGYSQELGEGIKRIFQEMQTYGLTDPVYEQPPMHVKLTLPFIAKISATESGNLPKHADRVLMALRKLGGAGGTTDIATTAGIANPTARKILQSLQKQGLVSWNGKSPNDPRAFWQLEGY; encoded by the coding sequence GTGTTACAACTCGCGCTTCCAGAGCGCACTACCGCTATCTGTAATCAAAAAGAAGACCAGTGGTTTGATAGAAAATCCATTCGTATTGAACCGAAAAAACTCGCACAAACTTTAGTAGCATTCGCAAATGCAGAAGGCGGCGTAGCACTCGTCGGAATTAATTCTGGAAATATCGAAAGTGTCGAGGACTTTCCGGAAAAATCATCACTACTCCGTCGAACTTTAACGGCAGAATACTTGCAGATGCCCTTCCCTGCTACTGTTACCGAGTGCGAGGTCCTCGATCAACAAGAAAACGTAAAACATATCCTAGTTTTCACCGTTTCTCCAGGACAAAACCTATGCCGTACCGCTAATGGCGATGTCTATGTACGTAAAGGGGATTCGAGTATCAAACAAACTCCTCCAGAAGTTCAAGAACTGGAGTACACTCGTGGAAGCGTTGTTTTTGAGGCTCAGCCTTGCCCGCTAAACCTATCAGAACTCAGCTCCAAGTTTGTTAATGATTTTGTAAAAAAAGTAGGAGCCACTCGCGGTGTAGAGCATCTACTCAAATCACGTGGCCTACTCTCACACGACGGTCAAGTCACTAATGCGGCATGTCTGCTGTTTTCTAATAACCCATCCGAATCGATTCCAGGTAGCGAGATACGGGTCGTTCGATACCAAGGAAAAGAACGACTTACCGGTAATCGACAAAACATTATTTTTGATAAACGGACTGAACTTCCCATTCCTCAAGCAATAGATCAGGCAATAGAGTGGGTAGAGGCTAATATCCCACATCGCAAGTCGTTAAATGCGAATAATAGATTCTCGTATATACCACTCGCGCCAAAAGCTGCCTGGGTAGAAGGCATTGTCAACGCTGCGATCCATCGATCCTATAGTTACACTGGAGACCATATACGAATAGAAATCTTTGATGATCGGATCGAGATTACCAACCCTGGTAGCTTCCAGTACGCAACTGAGCGTTTCCCCAATCCTCTCTCAACAACTCGCTATGCTCGAAATCCTAGAATTGCCCGAACCTGCACTGATCTTGGTTATTCACAAGAGCTCGGCGAGGGAATTAAACGAATTTTTCAAGAAATGCAGACGTATGGTTTAACGGATCCGGTCTACGAACAACCACCTATGCACGTCAAACTTACTTTACCTTTCATTGCAAAAATTTCGGCTACTGAAAGTGGAAACCTACCCAAACATGCAGATCGAGTTTTAATGGCCCTTCGTAAACTCGGCGGAGCTGGTGGAACAACAGATATCGCAACAACTGCTGGGATTGCTAATCCAACTGCACGGAAAATACTTCAATCTTTACAGAAGCAAGGCCTTGTTTCATGGAATGGAAAATCTCCTAACGATCCTCGCGCCTTTTGGCAACTCGAGGGGTACTAA
- a CDS encoding amino acid ABC transporter ATP-binding protein yields the protein MTTAFDSKPKVRVTDVHKFFGDLHVLKGVSFEVQPGSVTSILGPSGSGKSTMLRCINLLETIQAGSIYVDDTLMGYREKDGKLYELTAKQAAAQRAKIGMVFQRFNLFPHKTALENVMEAPVHVLGKSVDQARTQAQALLTRVGLADRMDHYPAELSGGQQQRVAIARALAMEPELMLFDEPTSALDPELVGEVLAVMQDLAAEGMTMIVVTHEMGFAREVSDQVIVMDDGGIIEAGKPADVFDNPRSERAREFFTRVV from the coding sequence TGCGTTTGATTCTAAGCCGAAGGTGCGCGTCACTGATGTTCATAAGTTCTTTGGTGATCTACATGTGCTGAAAGGTGTTTCGTTCGAGGTTCAACCTGGCTCGGTGACGTCGATTTTAGGCCCGTCGGGTTCTGGAAAATCGACGATGTTGCGGTGTATTAATCTGCTCGAGACGATTCAGGCTGGGTCGATTTATGTTGATGACACGTTGATGGGGTACCGGGAAAAGGATGGCAAGCTGTATGAGCTGACTGCAAAGCAGGCGGCGGCGCAGCGTGCCAAGATCGGCATGGTTTTCCAGCGGTTTAATTTGTTCCCGCATAAGACGGCGTTGGAGAACGTGATGGAAGCCCCGGTTCACGTGTTGGGTAAGTCGGTTGACCAGGCGCGCACTCAAGCACAAGCGTTGTTGACGCGCGTTGGGCTTGCAGATCGGATGGATCATTATCCGGCGGAGCTTTCTGGTGGTCAGCAGCAGCGGGTGGCGATTGCCCGCGCGTTGGCGATGGAGCCGGAGTTGATGTTGTTTGATGAGCCGACGTCGGCCTTGGATCCGGAGCTAGTTGGCGAAGTTCTTGCGGTGATGCAAGATTTGGCGGCTGAGGGTATGACGATGATTGTGGTAACCCACGAGATGGGTTTTGCTCGCGAAGTATCTGACCAGGTTATTGTGATGGACGACGGCGGTATCATCGAAGCCGGTAAGCCTGCGGATGTTTTTGACAATCCGCGCAGTGAGCGTGCACGCGAGTTCTTCACTCGCGTGGTGTAA